GGAATCTGATGGAATTTATCTATCACAAGAGTCTGCATAAGCTCCTAGTTTTGTTGAAAAGAACTTAAAAAGATGTCTTTAAATAAAAGCTCACTCTTGTTTTTTGTGATCATTCAGTTAGTTGCAAATGACGATTACATTGTAAATAATATTCACATATTATGAATAAAAAGTGTTGCATTTACAGGCTTCCATTATTGAAGTAGACAGAATTTTTTACCCTTAGTTTTATGCATAATTGAATTAAAAAACTGCTTTAGAAAATTAGTGGTGGATTCAGAACAACTGTGATATTGGTTTCTTCTGCTACTTCTCTTAGacaattattttgattttttttctgacATCGTGTTTTGTCCACTTCTAAGTCTTTCTTCAGTTATCACATTGTGCTTTGGAGTTAACTGAAGTGATtgcaatgaaaataaataaaacctAATGGGAAAAAAGTATACAATAAGATAATTAGGTTTGGGTTCATGTTATTGGGAACGGAGAGACATTTAAACGTTGAAATCTTTAGGCTACTATATATTGGAGATAAAAAGGATGAGAAAAGGTAATAAGAAAGTTGTCTTTACATGTTCAAATAAAGGCATCAGTTAGTTTCTTTGAAAACAGAAGAGGCCATGATTATGTTAGGATCCAATCAACCGAGGAAAACATGTATCAGTCTATAGAAACAGGTATTTATTTGTATGATGGCCTCACTGTGAGGAAGGAGGATGACTGAAAGGACCCCTCTCATTTGTGCTAGCAAGATTTTATGTCTACAATCATATTCCTCAGCTGCATGATCTATTAATTATCTATCAGTGTTCAGCAACTAGTTAGTGGATGCAGAAATCATACTGAGATAATCATGACAGCCTGGACAAAATCTATTGTAAAATAATGCTTGTGGGCTCAGTTATCTGCATTATCTAGTTTATAGCTTTAATAAAATAGTAATTCCTATATAGAATTATATGCATGATCATGATTGCCAAACTTTGGTTCTGCAGATTCCCACTCGAATTATTATGGAAGTTAAGCACAGAATGTCTTGCCATgcaaaatcataaagtaagattGGTTAAACTTGTATGTGAAATCCTTATAGCCATTTTCCGACAAGCTTCATATCCTTCTACATTCATATGCAATaaagatcatttttttttatttctctacgTTATTCTTTTCTTGTTCAAGGATCTTTGCttctaagattttttttcatatttggaATCAAAAATTTCTAAATATTACCTTCTTGAAATGTTCTGACGCATACAATTCAGCTGGTCACACTTTTTGTGCCAATTGAATTTATCCTTCTTGATAATCTTACTGGCCTTATGATTTTAAAATTGCTGTTAGCTGTTGTGTGGACTACTTGATGTTCTGGTATTGCAGCCTAACATTGCCTCTTTCTGTTGAATTGTTGCTATAACTGGAAGTATGGTTTATCACCTAAGAGGTTGCAAGATAATGTTGCGCTTTCAAGCTTTTTCAGGATTTTGACAACATCGAAGGATGAAAATGGTAAGGTATAAGGATAACATATTCGGCATATTCTTGTTTGGGAAGGATAATGGATTTGGCGTATCTATTCTTAGTTTGATACAAAGTTTAActttatttttatctagtgcaggaTTATGTTTCAACCGCACAAGCATATAACTATCCTGTGACTGGCTTCCAGTGGCATCCAGAGGTAATTTTGATCACCATGTTAATTTTCCTCTTATTAGGAGCAGTTCCTATCTTAATTTTTAACTGCTTATTTGATATGTTTGAGACCCTTGGTTCACTTGCTGGTTAACATATTGTTCTGATAGACAATCTACAGAGGTTTGGCCAGAAATGACAAACACATTTTTAAATCTTGATTTTGTTTTTTCTCCCTCAGAGTTCTTATAGAGTTATGAGTATATTACTACTGACTTTTGCCTAATGGAACTCTGATTGATGCCCTAGCCTTCATCATCAGCGGTGGTATAGTCCATGAAAATTCTAATTGCTAGTTATACAACAATCTTTTACACACTTCTTAATCTTGACCTGTGCTAGTATAATAATTTCAATCTTTTTTTCACCTTTGTGGACAAGTATAGAGCAGCGTCCTCAAATTAGCTAACGTCAAAGTTTTCTTTTGGATACTGCAGAAAAATGCTTTTGAATGGGGATTATCAATGATACCACATAGTGAGGATGCAGTGCGAGTAACTCAACATGTCGCGAATTACTTAATCAGGTTGGAAGTGAACCTTTGCGGCTTTTCCAATCCTGGTTATTCTTGTTTAGTTGCGTTGCTCCAGCTGTTTGATACTTCACCTTTAGTTATTCACGGTACTCTGGCACTATGTTCTTCCAGCTAAAAGTAAATACTGGCAATGCATGCATACTTATGTGAAGTCTAAACCATAGCCTGAGATCTTTTATTTTACTCATAAATTGAGTCATCCATCTCCAATATTAACCTTTTATGTTTATAATTGAGATTTTTTATCGTTTATGAAAATTGATTAAGATATATGTTAATGTGTTTAGGAGATTTTTGATTGTCAGAAGAgataaaatgattaatgttaatgaTACAAAAAAAGATACAAGAATACATGAAAAagttttaataaaaatttaaatattttaaatttaacatataattttttaacgataaaagattaatataatcaaattcaaataatagagacttatgatttttattattgtCTAATTCTTATCATCTACTGGAAGCATTAACAGACATgatgtttttttcttttgcagtGAGGCACGAAAATCCTCAAACAGACCTCCCACCGAGAAAGTTCTGGACAATCTCATATACAATTATAGCCCCACTTACTGCGGGAAGGCTGGGTAGGATGACAGCTCGTTTACTaattgttctttctttcttttcctttcatttTTTGCAGGCTAACAAGCGTGTCATGTATCAGGAGAGGATACGATGAAGTCTACATCTTCTCTTAATCCTGGAATCCATCGCTACAAAACAAGTCATCCTTGATTGATGCTTGCTTCATTGTTGTGTACACAAGGCTTATGCCCGATAACTTGGATGCGACATTTACAGAAAAGCCCCTTTTCACAGGGTGGAATGTAAATAAAATAAACATTAATGGCAATGCCGTCATAGGATAATAGAACATGGAAAATGGAAACGTGTCTTTATTGATGTCTAGATGTCATCAGAATGCAGAGGCGATCAAGATGATCAACATTGGTCACTGGATCCATCAATGCCGTCAATTGGACTCTGGCTCAACTCGAACGAGACCTGGCGGAACACTTTGACGATGACGTCGTGGTGCTCGTCGGAGTTGAGGGAGAGGTAGCACGCGAGCAGTCTCTCCATCTCTTCCGGCCGTCCGATCCCTTTCTGCcgtatcatctccaccatcgactCCCTGAAGTCCCTCTGCGGGTCGCGCGAGCACTTCACGACCGCGAACCTCTCCAAGCCCTTCCTCTTCCCCTCCGCCCTCCTCGCAGCCGCCTTCATCCTCTCCACCTCCGCCTTTGCCGCTGCCGCGCGCGGCGAGCGTACCCTAACCTTGGCTCTATGCTGGATCTTCCCGCCGAACGATCGCCGTGGGAGCCCATCCCTGCCATCGGTGTCGACCCGCTGATCCGAAGTATATACCACCGTGGTCCTCGTGCTCCGCCGCGGCCGCGGGGGGCGCCGGCCGAGGCCGAGATCGCACCCCGACGCGTCGCTCCCGGAGTCCGACTCGACCCACCGCCTCGTGGACCGCCGGGAGAACGGGATGATGTGGCCAAGGGTGATCTCGAGATCGCCCACCGAGTGGTGCCGGGCGGACCGCTGGCGCGCCGCCGCGGGAGTGATCCTCGGTCGGGAGCCACCGCCATCCTCCCCAACGGAGAGGCGGCCGGGGGCGGCGGAGCAGTAGGCGAGGGGATCGAGCTGGGGATCAGGCGGGGAAGGAGAAGGCGGAGGGGTGAAGACGGCGCCAGGTGGCACGACAACGGGTGCGGTTCTTCTCTTGGGCTTGAGTTTAGCGAGCCAAGAGAAAGGAAGAACGCTGGAGAAAGAAAAGCTCGAGGAAGTCGAgttcagcttcttcttcttcttcttcttcttcttagtctTCTTCGTCTTATTCTCCTCCTGCTTTCGTCGTTCTTGTTCTTGCTGCTGTTGATGATGTTGATTTCTTCTCCATCCCATCTTCCCTATCGTTAAGCCGGTCTTTCCTGCCACCAGTATGGGTTCCCAACGAATCAGAAACAAGCAGCAGTTGGCGAGGAGTGAAGGTGGCGGTTACGGGGGAACGAACGTGGGAGTCTTATGGACTCCTCCACCACTATAGGTTGGTAGCggtcaagtttaaggttggtagggaGGGGTTGGTTTTGAAAGAAAGTGGCGGACTGAGAGTGGCAGGGAGTGACTGCGCCTGCGATTCGGTAGTGGCGGCTTTACCCGACACTTCGCCTTCTTTGCCGGTCGCATGGACAGCTCGTACAATTAGCGAGTATCGAAGAGAAATAAAGCGCAGTGCAGCAAAAGTAGACCCTCGTTTTCCTTTGCTTTTGTCGCTTTTGCCACCTCCATTTTTTTGAATCCCATTCCCCGCCATCATTGTTTCTCTCACTCCCATCACCAGCAGTCACGCGCGTCCACGTGGAGAATTCTTCTGACCCACGGATATTGATGGCTGATTGGACCCAATGgaaactttttctttttcttcatgatttttctttttggaaaatagtgagagcatatatatatatatgctctcactattttcgACGCAGCCAAAAAATCAACGTTGTGTCCTTTAAAGGTCCGAACCCTTCCGGCCATAGAAGAGACAACATCCAAGTCCAAGGTCTGAAATATTGTGAGACAAGCTCGATGATAGTCGAAGCAAAGCCCACATGGTTTCACAGTTGGATCCATCTCATTCATGTCATATTTTATTTAATGGTTTGGTCAGTAGAAATGTACTATAAAGATTTTGTTGGTATTCATAGTGGTTGCTAGGATTAGTGAATAATCAATATAATATGTTCTTTCTtatagtaaaaaataaatatcctccaacaaatttaaaatatatttcacaataaataagaaaaaattgaGGGTATTCGAGTCCAGTTCTGGCCGGTCTAGACCGGGTTTAATATCTACATCCGCAGTATCTTGATCGAGGTACCAGTCGATGTCGTCACTGGAAGGGCCACTGTTGAGCTCTGCGGCTTAGCCAATGGAAAGCGTGCGTTCCCTGTGATTGCAGGGAAACGTGAGGCCTCGATGTTGTGACGGCAAAGACACGAGGATTCCTTCGGTAAACGACACGCAAAGAGGACACACAGAACAGATCGCCCCTCAGCTGTTTGCATTATTCCCCAGTCGATTGAAGTCCCCTCTCAGGTTGCCGTTGTAACGTTGTGAATGGCGCGCGCTTCTGCTGCAGCCTCTACTCGCTCTCACCACCTTCCAAAGTCCGATCACAATTGTTTATTCTCATGCTCAGATTTTAACGCCACAAATTACAATGCTGTAAAGTTAACTATTGTTATTGACCTGCAAAGTTGATAATAGCATGAACTACTAATTTAATGATAGCAGCATACGGCGGAGGTACCTCAATGATTACATCTAATGAATTCTTCATCAGTGGAGCATATCTTTGTGCAGTGATTCAGCaggaggatgaggaagaagatAAAAGGGGAAGCCCGCATGGTTAAAGGAAAGCCATGGGAACTTGTGAAACAAAAGGAAAGCCACGTCTCCACCACGTGGGATGCAAAACTTGTCTCTGGTTTC
The window above is part of the Musa acuminata AAA Group cultivar baxijiao chromosome BXJ2-6, Cavendish_Baxijiao_AAA, whole genome shotgun sequence genome. Proteins encoded here:
- the LOC135613995 gene encoding transcription repressor OFP1-like produces the protein MGWRRNQHHQQQQEQERRKQEENKTKKTKKKKKKKKKLNSTSSSFSFSSVLPFSWLAKLKPKRRTAPVVVPPGAVFTPPPSPSPPDPQLDPLAYCSAAPGRLSVGEDGGGSRPRITPAAARQRSARHHSVGDLEITLGHIIPFSRRSTRRWVESDSGSDASGCDLGLGRRPPRPRRSTRTTVVYTSDQRVDTDGRDGLPRRSFGGKIQHRAKVRVRSPRAAAAKAEVERMKAAARRAEGKRKGLERFAVVKCSRDPQRDFRESMVEMIRQKGIGRPEEMERLLACYLSLNSDEHHDVIVKVFRQVSFELSQSPIDGIDGSSDQC